A segment of the Vespula pensylvanica isolate Volc-1 chromosome 9, ASM1446617v1, whole genome shotgun sequence genome:
ttaaaaaggcAGCATTGTTTATATTACGTGCTATTGCAAAACATTCACCAGAAACCGCATCAATTATAGTACAAATGAATGGACTAGATACAATGATTATATGTTTAGAAGATTTTGATTCTGGTGTGAAAGAAGCAGCTGCTTGGGGACTTGGATATATAGCTAGACATAATAAAAGTTTAGCACAGGCTGTTGTTGATGCAGGTAATTACAATAtagttacaaaattataatttctgaTAGTTGTCATTATTATGTATTGTTTAGGTGCAATACCACTCCTTGTTTTATGTTTGCAAGAGCCAGAATTATGTCTTAAACAAATTAGTATATCTGCTCTTTGTGATATAAGCAAACACAGTGAAGATTTAGCTCATACCATTGTAGATGCTGGTGCCCTATCTTATTTAGCAAAAGCATTATCTAATCCTGATGTCAAATTGAAGGTTGATTGATACAACTTATCATATAATCTAAtaagattttgttaataaaaaatcttttatgtaGCGTCAAGTTTTATCAACATTAGGGAGTATAGCAAAACATGATACAAACTTAGCAGAAGCTGTTATAGAGACAGAAATATTTCCCAGTGTTTTAGTACATATGGGTCATCCTGATGAAAATATAACCAGAGCTGCAGCAATTCTTACCAAAGAAATTTGCAAGCATACACCAGAAGTAAATTTTCAGTAAAGTTGCTATTACAATGAAGTATATCATTCATCTATGGATCTTATTATTTAGCTGGCCCAACTGATTATCAACGTCGGAGGTATAGCTGctttaaatgaattaataaatacatcaaAGTTGACAAATAAATTACCTGCAATAACGGCACTTGGTTATATTGCTGGCCATTCTGATCAATTTGCTGCAGCTATAATTGGATCAATggtataagatataatatagatacaaAGTATATGTTATATAGTCATGtatttttaagtatattttatgatcACTATAGAGTGTTATTCAATTGAGTActatattagaaaatgaaactGATCATATACTTGCTGTAACTGCTTGGACATTAGGTCAAATAGGAAAACATACACCGGAACATGCAAAATCAGTAGCTGATGCAAATGTTCTTCCAAAATTATTAGATGTATGTAAGttcttacaaaaattatatttataatcactATGGTATATCTGTTccattcccttttttttatttgattaacaGCTCTATATCAATCCAAAGAGTTCaaacgatttgaaaataaagtGTTATACATCATTAAAAcagatattacaaaaatgtttGCATATTGAAGCACTAGAAGCACTTCTGTTTGATGCCCcttcaaatattttgaaatatgtgCTTGGACAATTTAGCAAggtaatttctaaaaatagtataaatattttttctgataatatctataaattattgttcTATACATAGTAGTatcatcaataatttttaaagtgTAGGTATTAAACTACattatagattattaaatataatattaatgatttattatttaatctatACATATCAGTGAGATGTGTACAAATGATGTGTCATACAAagtcattatatattatttttcaattaatatataaacacaaaACAGGTGTTATTGCCTTTTGTATATCTTACATAGTGTTGATAACcaacataaatattttgatctatttatatataattgcttatgataaaatttaatgtataaGATGAGTTGTTTTCATAtacataaagtaaaatataatacaggAGTGAATTGATAGATATTTATGAAactattcatatataaatcttttgcTCTACATAAAAATTGGTCAAGCAGCTGTATAAGTGCgcttttattgtaaatatttatgcaaaaagatactgtttctttttaatttataacagAATCCTTTTCTATTTACTAAATACAATTAACTCCACCTTGCATGTAATAACTgcaaaatattagaaatttataaattatttcattaatttcatattatttatactctttctaatttttatttttaattttcatataataactCAGATTAATATGTTGACATTTAATTATCTTCATACAAGATATACTTGCaagctattaataataattaacaggATTTACAGATATGCTATATAGTttctgtttaataattttataatcaacagcaaatagagaaatttttaattacacaaacatatttagattattttttgctCTAAGTTATAGTATGGCACATTTGAAGTTCCAAAAAAGCACATTTCTCAGTCTTTCGACATTGAATGGTCATCTAAAATACAAGGACAATTtgttattgattttctttttttttatgtgtataaCACTATGAACTTGTTAAGATTTCATGAAAAACATGTGGAATGTATTTCTTACTTAACTATGTTCTATTGCCTATTACTTcaactattatattttctaatggcAGTATTTGATATAAAGACAAATACAAAACGTACAAAAATGGAGagacaaatattaaataagccTCAAAAGTTGTATATAGTAATGaattgtaacaaaaaaaacgTTTGATTTGATATCTGTATGAATCTacttaatttgttatattaaagtattggtgttttttcattttccatcATCTTGATAATGTTTAGTTCTAATTACATTAGAAATAggtattataattctttttagaaaagatTCATCATAATAATAGCACAACCCAGTGTATATAATCTTTCCTCATAATACACCTATACATCACTgccataaatttatttattcaatagtTCCACCTTAAAAGGATTAAGGAAAAGATTAGTTTCTAgcaaaagtaattaattctaCTTTTTCAGACCAATTATTCAACAAAAATATCTGTCattgaaagtaatatttaatattcaaatttttatcatattttatattattatatagatataaagaataaaacattaaattattatcaaaaagatTCGATAATAACTGAAATTTTGTATCaagtaaatacaaaataataataataaaacaaatacaaacAGTCTAGCACTCAATTAAACGAATATCATAAagtataaatcataaaatttggAAGAAAGAATAGCATAGTATGTATTTTACTGCCAAATTACCAAAATTTTTGTCTTGCAACATGTTCAAATCGTATGGCAAATAAACCAAATATTCGGTTCAGAGCATGTAATCTGTCCAAGTATTtctgaaaaaggaaatgaataaTGTTATTccttcataaagaaaaaattttcgtcCTATAAAAGCTACATTTAGTAGAGTGCAGATTGCATTAATGAATAATAGGTTGCATTATTATGTGATTTCatgaaatattgattaaacATCGAAAATTACGTCAGTATCTCTAATTTACTTCATGCATTTaattcttgattttttatttatttatgttacaatatataaaaatgcatgaaaattttctatctttttgcATGATATTTCCTTTGGCAGTCCTTATttggtatatttttattcctttggAATTAGTATACAAAAATGATAACCAAACAAAATTCATATTACATAGAACATTTTCACTGAATATACATGATCAATTACAAATAcgtataatgattattaatataaccATAATGGTTAGATCTGCCTGATAATGTAGATGCtataaaatgaatagaatAGAAGTGAATAAGAATGTTGTAATGATGCTGAAAGATATGTGATGATAATGTTTAAAAGAtactaaattataaaaatattttgcaaaattatcaataaaattaaataaataattcattcatcTGCTTCATCATTAGGTTTTATGCTAGCATAACTATTCATGTTTCTATTCACCTTTAGCATCTTTAGAAAACTGCCTATTACCAATATAGTTTTTCTATGCCTTCTGAAGATCCCAGCATAAAGCTCTTCGCGTACATCCCTTCTATCACTAACATCAGAATCAATACTTGAAACTGAAACGACAGAAGGTTTTGCAGAAACAGGTTGATGATAATTATGTGTTTCACCCGTATTGAGAATAACACAATCTGGATTGTCTTTCATGTTGATTAACAATGATATTACTGCTTACAAAGTTATACACTTTTATCACCTTCCttgttaaaatattctctAAAAAGTAGCACTTTTAATAAACACTCATATTCATTTGATTATAACAAAAGCTATAATGTGGTTTTGCTATTTTCATAACAAATAACTTTGACAATTtcaatttacaattattttgttcatataatgataaaattgaaaatctttttaaatgttaatttgtatattatgaattttaaCATTCAACAATAGATTAGTTTTATATGCAAACAAATTAAACAAAGATATTTCATAGAGTTTATGAATAAACTACTGGtgtattctaatatttttatactgtAATTAGCAATCAATTAACTTACAAATgctgtgtgtatacgtatgtatgtatatatatgtgtatatagtatatgatatatgtatatatatatgtacatacaacacaattatacacgtatatgtacgtatatgtatactttaaTAACCCGGAGATGTATCTTTTTTCCCTGTTCTACGTAAACTGATCTTGTAGGATACGTTTATGTGTTTATATAGAAACTTCTGTTTAAATTCAAATGGTACGTCATTTGCTACaagattttaatatctttcgtaAATTTGAAAGACGTTACGCGACTGTTGCAAATATAAGGCAATTGTCTCGTTGTCCGTGCTTTGTGTACCAATGGATCTTggtgttttataaaatataatctaaatATCTCTTGGGGTGATTCAGTCACTGTACTCTATCAattcgatatatgtacatcttaACGATTTATCCGTCActtgaatttttcttcaacCATACACACGACGCACTTGATCAAAACTGAtattcgttgtttttttttttcataatgttgacgataaatttatgataaatgtaactataatataaaatgatatttatataatagcaGCGTTTTTATACACTCTTATAACTTTGTATTATCTTCCCACGGCTCACCATTCCTTTCATAAATATCCTCTAACGTTGAAgttgtaacttttttttttatcaaatctttCTCTGTAAAGTCAACAAACAAGATgtgattaatgaaaaattgcaAATAACGCAAATTTCAATTGCTTGTgtataaatacgaaaaaagaattttgttttcaaatataagtaatatttattttctaaataagaCGTAATACTTGTCCGacgtatacataattttttgtcatatttttatttttttttccaattttaagcttaataattatttattgagtATTATGTTTTCTTCATAATTTCATGTCATAATCaaatacaaaatttgttattcagaaattttatttacatttgttttttttttttaattttgatttacgATAAACATAATAGAATACTTAATGAactttaataatgatatcatTCTGACGtacacttaaaaaaaaaaaaatgatttctcagaattttattttgtattacatCAGCATCTTTACAATTTACAAAGCATAAGACTATTCGATAAAGCGATAAGATCCGTCTCGTAACCGCGTATGATATATGACTGGTAAGCTCATTAAATGTACCCCGTGAATCgagaaataaatgtatttttaatagtttcgGATACAGTTTTCTTATTCATccaaaaatactttttatttttataaaatatttcaatatatcatgctgatttcatttaattattattcatactttatattcgtattttattttttttccattaaagGTTCAAAAATTTCAGTTGTTAATTCTACAAATTttgtgtattattttaaaaatataacttatGCAATTTTGCATTTCATGTTACGTTTAAACTAATCATTTCTGGCCAGaccaaaaattttatttgcaagTTTTATGTAATTATGTGATCGCGACTTTTTACCCAcgttaacatatatatgtaacatatataataataataaatcgtgcagcaatgaaaaatttgtttatttcataatacatttataattttttgtattttatataatgtatttattgtAATCATGAAGTGTTATGACTcagttacaaaaaatataatttttgaaatatttatcttagATATTGCCACACGACGTGAGAGCGAGACGACTATTTGCTACATCAGGTGCATTGAAAAAAGTGCAAGAAATACAAGCTGAACCAGGCACAATACTTATGGAGTACATAATGCAAATCAACTGTTGCTTCCCTGAAGAAATTATAAGGTcatttttcacattttatacatacacacacacacacacatacacacacgcgcaatctattttgttaatttattaaactatttatatcttcacacaactattataataattaagatcTTTTGAATAGAAGAAATCATTGAATCGAAATTAAAACCAGTAACTATTATATTACTGTAATagttgataaaaatttgttattgctTTATATGCAAttctattattacatttttttttctttttctgcaaAGAATCAATTATGAATTCACATAAATAGTGAaaggtaataaaataaaaaagatctaaaGAATGTAAAGGTGTCAATCAAAATTCCAAATGTATAATCAAATCAATTTACTTGATTCATACTCttatgtttaattatattacgtcaatttcattttcgtcaACTATAACtttctctattatatattttgtatgttaCAATATTCGAATAGACAAATTAAACACTTATACAGTGAATTGTAACCAAAAACACTAGTTGCTTTTTAACATAACCCtgttaaaatgtattttcgaTTATGTACTCACCGAATTAGATGCGAGAATTTCCTCGTACCTAACAGAAAATTGAATCCTGTTAAAGTCGTTTCCACTGCCAGTTCGTATAAATAACTATCTAGTTCTGTCTTTTTAGTTTTGTGTGTATCTTAATTTAAGTCAAGTTGCTAATGTACGAAGTATCCGCCATATTGTCACACAGCTGATCTTATTGAAAAAGTTTAATCTGAGCTGCAGtggatcaataattttatggCCCTCAAATATTTTGCATTACAATTATAGTAAATAgtagttatattttatcatgtaTCATTTTCCacattcttattaatatttcaacatAAATGCACCTGTTTtgtttgatctttcttttgtGCAAAAGCAATGATTGACCGCATTAACAGTCGATAAAGAAGatagtataattaaatgtacaatattcaatacatttttataagtaattatagaataatttattaatttttttagtttaattgtcaaatgttaatttaatacatttgtattatagataaatataataatataagtaattaaCATTCGGAATAATtgaaaacataataatatctataaaaattacaatttattgtttcttttttttttcagatattaTTCTCCAGGATATCCAGAAACATTATTAGAAGCAGTAGAACAATATCAGCCAAAATGTCCTTCCATATTATCATTGGACCAGAAAACATTGGACTATTCTGATTCTACCTTTTCTATCCCAATGTACGACGAACAAGGTTaaagttaagaaaatattactcaTATGCGGAAACATTcatatttggaaaatatttttataatttgtaattcaAAATACTAAAtcggaaatatttaaatatacaacaaaaatataaatacttgtaCGAGtgataaaaagtataacataaatattactaaaaaATTCTActacttaaaataaataaatatatatttcatacattaattcttttctttatttttctctatttttattctaataatgCAATCATCTAAACATTTGATTCacgtatttattaaagaaaatttataatcaaagGAACATTAGAGACATCTGTGAATActgtgaaaattaaatatcgacTGTGTCGTTCACAAAAGTTTTACTACTTTAACCTCAAATTTTAAGGTAAggatcaataaatattatatctttcatattaaaatatattatatattatgatgaTTTAACACATGTGATTAACATGATTTGATACTTTTTGATTAACAGAATTATTCTgccaataaatataataataacaaaatatttttattttaggaaGGAAATAAAGTGCATCTGTTAATTGAATTCAATATCAAATATTCCCAATATGAATActaatgttataataaaaggTCCTATAAAGCGCagtaagaaatttaatatgtttcaaaagaaaagaaaaataaattcatatgaTCCTACAGAAGAAGCTAGGTAAAtctaatgatattttatttgttatataaagtaattgttatatcaaataatttttcagcTAATGAATATTAgctatgaatttatattattcagcTACGAatgtatgatttattttatataaaagtgtaatgatataattataaacaaaaaactttagatacattaataaatatttaaaaaagtagatttaattcaaatatattatatatatttttttataattataatattgatttatagaTTAGAAAAGATAGTTTTTGGAGATGCAAGtgatgttataaataatttaccaGATGAAAATCATATTGAAGAAACAAATGAGAGCAAGATTGCAAGCACATGTAATAAAGATAATGTGGAAGCTGATGAAGATATACTTTCTGAAAATTCTGATATAGATacaaatgaacaaataaagaaaaaaaaagtagtctGGGTAGATGAAGATGATGGACATTATACGTGagtgtataaaatatttttaaaatgtgtCAATTaccattttgttatttatatgcattaattaaatttattttgaaataaacaaAGCGTAGAAACAGcgttaaatattcaaaatcgCAAATTACCCAGCAAAAGGCCAGAGAAGTTTTATACAGAATTCTTAGAAAATAAGTACAAACATCTTGTAGGTACTCCAAAATGGGCAGAAATTGATAGAACACAAGAAAATTTTGATGATACAGATTATGAAATCCTGAAGgtattttaatatgattatattactgaaattaaaataaagttatttaatatattatatttaaataaataaatattttcaattatagcATAGCTCTCACTTAGAAGCGCCACGAATGAAGAGCTTACCAAAAGGAACTATTGATATTAAAGCATTGAAATCAATAAATCAGCAGACATTTAATGAAGGTCCTGTAATATCAAGTTTAGAATTCCATCCAACCTCTACATTAGCTCTTATTGCTGGTTCATCTggtattttatctctttttcaggttagtaaaactatttttttttgtttaaattgttgacatatataaaaggaaattttgTAATGCGTACAGATTGATGGTATAGAgaacaataaattatacagTATGCAATATAAGAAATTTCCTATAAGTAGAGcaaaatttcttaaagaaGGAACAGAAATTCTACTAGGATCTCAATTTTACTCATATTGCCATTCTTATAATTTGATTAGTGGAAGAACTTATAAAATACCATTACCACATGGTATTACTAATATGAAGGTTTGCAAGcttatttgaattatattaatgatactcttttacatattttcatttgaataacttttcaaaattatgttatttagaaatatgaaGTATCACCTGATGGTCGATTGATAGCATTGTGTGGAAGAGCAGGTGAAATTTATCTGTTAACAAGTTCTTCTAAAGAACTTATTGGCACTTTGAATATGAATACAAAATGTCGAACAGTTTCATTTACCCCTGACAATAAAACACTCATAACGCACGGAGGTaagttataaacattttaattatcttcaaagtaaaattatataattctatattttttttatcatatatttgaaGATGGCAATGAAATGTATGTTTGGGATATAAAAAGTCGAACGTGTATACATCGTGCAGTGGATGATGGATGTTTGTCTTGTTTAGTTACTGCAATATCTCCAAATGGTCAATTTTTAGCTACTGGTAGTAGGGAAGGAGTAGTTAAtttgtatgatataaatacagtactaaaagaaaaaattccaaTGCCTCTTAAAGCAATTTTCAATCTTGTTACTTCAATTACTGGATTAAAGTTCAACCCTACATCAGAGATATTAGCTATGGCTTCTGATAAAAAGGCAAATGCTTTTAAAATGTTACATTTGCCATCATTTaatgtattttcaaattttcccACATTTCAAACAACAATGTCAATGCCCTCTGCTATTGATTTTTCTCCTAGCAGTGGTTACTTAGGTATATCAAATAGGTCACATAAAGCGTTTTTATACAGATTGAAACATTATGGAAATTATTAAGCACttcttttgtaaaaatgttctaaatatataatcgatataaactttacaaagatatttcgtaaattaaatttttataaacattcaCATCTTATCATCTATACTTTGTATTTGCTAATCCTGTACATACCATTgctatatgtatttttttttaacctaattatgtattataaatacatttccaAATATACGATGGGTAATCgtaaattgttaattttacatatacaaacaaGAGTATGTacaaaatgtaatttaaaCTTAGATTCTTTTATcactatatataaacaatgatacgaaattttttatcctcttttcttttttttttttttgaaatgtaaaaaagtaatgtgcgcgaattttttaaatataatgtaaatatatgtttaaattatatgtttatcAATTCTATTCTcagtacataaaaaaatatataaagataataaaaaagatgatagaGGATGGTACTTTATTCTATACTCTTCCTATTCATGAATTTttaagacaaaaagaaataattcttggTAATCCTAAATGCAACTTAAAGATACTGTTATAGCTATTCACAATACATTGCTTATGAAAAACAGATGTACACATTAGTGCTTTTTtcaggggaaaaaaaaaacaatgtttaagtttaagttataaataatatttgtttttagaaATCTCAAGAATATTATAAGCTGTTATACATGTTTATCAATAAtcagaataaagaaaatgatgggTTTATATCagacttaaaaaaataacttaatCATTATTGCCTCATTAAATCATacttaaattatattcaaaataaatggTGTATTTGTACAATGCCAATCAATTTAGATTAAAACAATCTAGAAAAtggataatgaaatataatatacttgaTATTTGTACTAAAAttctatatgaaaatatcaCTTTCATAAAAAagcttataattaaaaaaggttTCTATTCctataaaactatattataaacaaaggTATGATATGACACTATATTGGGTTGCtcagaaaaattgtaaatggTTTTCAATacaattgtttaaatttttcaGTATTAATATTtgcgaaaattaaaaaatgttgttgttatatttccataaaaaatcaatatgaaATATCTGAATAACCCAATACTCAAATAATCTTACAGAAGTTTAAAGATTACCTCTCCTTTggtcatttttcattttaacgtTCCTTCCAAATATACAGTTTTAAGAATGTAgcattatacttattatagtAACTAACATATATAC
Coding sequences within it:
- the LOC122632051 gene encoding sperm-associated antigen 6-like; protein product: MTARIILQVFDQYQKARLLFAQSIADLTSKPNNIECLEAAGVIHLLRPLLSDVVPSIQHMAAIALGKLANHDINLAQDIIQEDILPRLLHNIEKQNKFFKKAALFILRAIAKHSPETASIIVQMNGLDTMIICLEDFDSGVKEAAAWGLGYIARHNKSLAQAVVDAGAIPLLVLCLQEPELCLKQISISALCDISKHSEDLAHTIVDAGALSYLAKALSNPDVKLKRQVLSTLGSIAKHDTNLAEAVIETEIFPSVLVHMGHPDENITRAAAILTKEICKHTPELAQLIINVGGIAALNELINTSKLTNKLPAITALGYIAGHSDQFAAAIIGSMSVIQLSTILENETDHILAVTAWTLGQIGKHTPEHAKSVADANVLPKLLDLYINPKSSNDLKIKCYTSLKQILQKCLHIEALEALLFDAPSNILKYVLGQFSKILPHDVRARRLFATSGALKKVQEIQAEPGTILMEYIMQINCCFPEEIIRYYSPGYPETLLEAVEQYQPKCPSILSLDQKTLDYSDSTFSIPMYDEQG
- the LOC122632059 gene encoding uncharacterized protein LOC122632059 isoform X1; its protein translation is MKDNPDCVILNTGETHNYHQPVSAKPSVVSVSSIDSDVSDRRDVREELYAGIFRRHRKTILVIGSFLKMLKKYLDRLHALNRIFGLFAIRFEHVARQKFWWNY
- the LOC122632059 gene encoding uncharacterized protein LOC122632059 isoform X3, translated to MKDNPDCVILNTGETHNYHQPVSAKPSVVSVSSIDSDVSDRRDVREELYAGIFRRHRKTILKYLDRLHALNRIFGLFAIRFEHVARQKFWWNY
- the LOC122632059 gene encoding uncharacterized protein LOC122632059 isoform X2, with protein sequence MKDNPDCVILNTGETHNYHQPVSAKPSVVSVSSIDSDVSDRRDVREELYAGIFRRHRKTILVIGSFLKMLKKYLDRLHALNRIFGLFAIRFEHVARQKFW
- the LOC122632052 gene encoding U3 small nucleolar RNA-associated protein 18 homolog — encoded protein: MNTNVIIKGPIKRSKKFNMFQKKRKINSYDPTEEARLEKIVFGDASDVINNLPDENHIEETNESKIASTCNKDNVEADEDILSENSDIDTNEQIKKKKVVWVDEDDGHYTVETALNIQNRKLPSKRPEKFYTEFLENKYKHLVGTPKWAEIDRTQENFDDTDYEILKHSSHLEAPRMKSLPKGTIDIKALKSINQQTFNEGPVISSLEFHPTSTLALIAGSSGILSLFQIDGIENNKLYSMQYKKFPISRAKFLKEGTEILLGSQFYSYCHSYNLISGRTYKIPLPHGITNMKKYEVSPDGRLIALCGRAGEIYLLTSSSKELIGTLNMNTKCRTVSFTPDNKTLITHGDGNEMYVWDIKSRTCIHRAVDDGCLSCLVTAISPNGQFLATGSREGVVNLYDINTVLKEKIPMPLKAIFNLVTSITGLKFNPTSEILAMASDKKANAFKMLHLPSFNVFSNFPTFQTTMSMPSAIDFSPSSGYLGISNRSHKAFLYRLKHYGNY